In a genomic window of Candidatus Margulisiibacteriota bacterium:
- a CDS encoding decaprenyl-phosphate phosphoribosyltransferase, whose amino-acid sequence YVLRGVAGVEVINIDMSPWFLVCASLLALFIVFCKRRHELMLLGEGADRHRASLKGYGTVFLDQLIAIVTAAVIVTYSLYTLAPETVLKFNTQRLILTVPFVLFGLFRFLYLVYNEDEGGSAETIMLTDWPLILTMFGWLAAVLMILYARF is encoded by the coding sequence TATGTCTTGCGCGGGGTGGCCGGTGTCGAAGTCATTAATATCGATATGTCCCCCTGGTTTCTCGTCTGCGCTTCACTGTTGGCCCTCTTTATTGTTTTCTGCAAGCGGCGGCACGAGCTGATGTTGTTGGGGGAAGGGGCGGACCGGCATCGCGCTTCGCTCAAGGGTTACGGGACTGTTTTTCTTGACCAGTTGATCGCCATCGTAACCGCGGCGGTGATCGTCACTTATTCGCTTTACACCCTGGCGCCGGAGACGGTTTTAAAGTTCAATACCCAGAGGCTTATTCTGACTGTTCCTTTTGTCCTGTTTGGCCTCTTCCGCTTTCTCTACCTGGTCTACAATGAAGATGAAGGCGGGAGCGCGGAGACGATCATGTTGACCGACTGGCCGCTTATCCTGACCATGTTTGGCTGGCTGGCCGCGGTAT